ttaAATGGATATCGTACGGTGTACggggttaaagttttgttttcttattatcTCAACTTACCGTTTGGGATTAATaagtgtttctgattctgatttattgtgttttatctttgtgtgcagcactttggaaacctgcatcagaatcagaagtactttattaatacattgtttataaatataaatacatgaatataaatataaattcaggTGAAGATCCTGCAGGTTGCTCTAAAACAATAAGATTCTTCCTCCcttcaatgtttttattagtcaTGAGATAATTTCGGTTGAACTGTAACCTGACATCCATAACATCATTTTAATAACAGTTACTGGTCTGCTGGTTCATTTGCATAAGCCGtgtaacagacacagacacagacacaggtggccatttgtttgtgtgtgtgtgtgtgagacacctGTTCAAATCTGACGGGTCACACATTTCTCCGTAACACCTAGCCGCTACTAACGGCTCCGTGGCTAACCGAGCTAGCCGGGACTCACCGAGTGATTGACGCCCCACATGAAGACGCTCAGGACCGGGTCGCTCGCCCGGAACACCTTCACCTTCTGCTGGACGAAGTGTTTCTTTTTCGTCTTGGTCTTCGGCGCCAGGATCACCATGGGGCTGGAGACGGCCCCCGAGTTTCCGAGCGCAGCCATGACCGACCTGAGCTGCGCGCTGGTCCCCGTcagagaagctgctggagcGGGCTGCTGCTTCCTGGTGGCTAAGCTAACTACCGTCTgccccgctcctcctcctccccgggTTTGCTCACACCGACACGGCGACGACAGCCAAAGGTCACCCGGTCCGAGAGCTCCGTGCTGCGTTCACGCTCACGCTTTGACTCGACTTTAACGTTTAAACCGGTTGCGGGATGAATTATCATGCGTGACTTCCCCAAAATAACCGCTGACAGTCCACCACCGCCCCCTCGAGCCCACCCATGTTATTATCGACCACGTGGTGAGtttgtgattgacaggtggcacGGACCAATGGGAAAGCGACGCTGTGGCGTCAGGTGACCCGCACTTTAATGGTGCGTTCACGTTCAAGGTCGACGGGTCGGAATTATCAGCTCCGGCAGAGTTATATCAATAAATTGAAGAGAGACATTGATGGGAATTGTAGTTTCTGAGgtttattacataatgcacattttattaCTGAGTTATATGTACAtttctattttgtattttagtaGTATTTTGTCAACTGTCAACGCTGCCATATATACAggatccaatccaatccaatccactttatttatatagcacgattttagcaaacacagggtttccaaagtgctgcacaatacgatagaacacaatgaataacaatatagaaacacaacaaaacatcaagtagataaaaaagttagaaaacagataaacaagaaaaaaatagtaCAGATATTGGAATAAAGTTTCCCTCATACTCTGGGCAAACAGcaataacagaaatataaatatataatataatttttgAAGAGActcagaaaaatatataatataaaaaaaggtcCACTGTCAGGCTTGAACTATGGCTTGAACCCAAACCGACGACCGGGAGACAAAGTGTGaataaacaaaatcttttaTTATGAAGTAGATTTTGTTTATTCACACTGTCTCCCAGTGGGAGGAGAACGCtataatataaagaacaaaagaaaactcatGAGAGGGAAAACCTACTAAAtcttattacataatgcacatTTATACTGATAGTAGTTATTTTGTCAACTGTCCTTTGTCAACCTGCCATATTACAGGATGTAACAGATATTGGAATAAGTTTCCCTCAgtccctggtgcaaacagcaataaacatgaaatataaatatatgtatagtTTTGAAGAGTCTcgaaaaaatatataataaaaaggTCACTGTCAGGCTTGACTATGGCTTGAACCCAAACGAACGACTCGGGAGACcaaagtgtgaaataaacaaaatctttttattaaagtagaattttgtttatttcacactcCGTCTCCCTGGGAGAGAACGCTAtataatataaagaacaaaaaatcaCCCATGAGAGGGAAAACCTACTACAAAATCAAGGATAAAGATAACAACGAAAAACACTCTTtcgagggaaaaaaaagtacaaaggcTTGACAAAGTACGACGAAATATACAAAAACCTGACAAGGCACGAGCAAGGATCAAAAGTAGGAGACGCGACATTATAACACATGGTAATGGGGAATGGAAACAATAGGAAATAAAgagaatagaaataaaacaggaaaccacaagaCAACTTAACATAACCACTTCTTAGTCATGACATAACAGTATaaacatggaaaatataaaaatatattcacagtgtagataAGCAGTGATAACAGTAtgaacagtgtgaatatatacAGTGTAAACATGGATAAGCGATAtgttctctttccttttttaatttaaacttgcAATCCTCCAACCTGTCCGCGTTGTAATGCAAACTGTGGTAACTGATTGTAAAtgctttccctcctctctggtGCTGTCcatgtaaattatttttattattataaataaatacatttaaaagtttcACAGTTAGTGAAGCACTGCAACACAGGaccatgaaatgtaaatgtaaatcatcaaatggaaatagtgaaataattatatatgtttttttaattaattaataacacatttaagtaattatttaaggatgtatttatttatttaattttggcacTTTTCGGTCCTCCATACCGGATGTTTGTACAACAGCTTTCTTCATGTATGCCCACAGAGGTTTTAACCTCTAGGGGGCGGTAAGATCCCAAAACAAAGTCCTGCACGGCCTCATGCTTTGAGGTACCAATGCAGacctcacacagaaacagtttaaTCTGAAGCAGTgatgttttagttttgtcattAAAGGGCCGCTGCAGCAGGGTGGTGTTTTAGAAATCCAGACTTTAAGTCCGTTGTACGGGTAAAGCCTCAAAAACACTAGATCACATATTTAACATTATgcaaccatagactgtataaaacatggacgtagtctccgtgacgtcgcccacaggtttctgaggagccaTTGTGAGGCTCAGTGCCATGTTGGCATATCATAAATAATTTCACTCAGGTGAAAGgtgatgagaaataaaagattaatttaAGTTGAAAACAGTGTTTCGCTGGCTTTACTGTttgcacctgtaaccacatcctacagtgacatcacagagtcCCCGAGTACACTGCAGTAGAGTGAgaagtttatttctgttttctagttttctatTTAAACACGTAGACACGTTGTTTTAGCCTGTATTCCAAATTTAAGGCCCAAAGTTCCATTTTTCCAATAAGCATTGAACGCAGCACTGTTCCTCATGTGAAAATCTCTTTTTATATAaaaggtttgtttattttaatgtgcagCATCAATCTGCACGTGCAGATACCTTTGGATTAAAtctgatgttgatgtttattAGTGTgtgaatcaataaaataaagtcataaaatattTCTTGTGAAGACAAAATGAGCGCAGGATCTTTACATGGTGCTCGTGTACAAAGTGTCATAGAGATATTTGGAAATAATTAACAGTTTCTGCCAATTATCAACTTTAACATCTGAACATTTTGTAAACTTTGCCCCCGGAGAATTCACTCTGATCTATCTGCATCCAGGACTCTTTGCACGTTTTGAAAATGTGCTCTCTTTACCCACATCATAACTGCATATCTTCTTAATTCagtgacaccacacacacgttTCGTTTGACAGATAACACCACCGGTTTAATCTCGTGCTCAATGCACAGAAAAGAACCACCCTAGATAGAGAAGTAGGACGTGTGGTGCTGTGATTCTACAAAGGATCATGCTTCCTCCTTCGTTTTCTGCAAAGGACTTCATTTCATATTATGCATGGACAAATGGGATATTCTATGCGGTTACCTTGGAAACAGGCATGTATCGGGTCCCTGTGTTGCGAAGCAGGAGAAAATGATCCTTTATGTGCCTAGTAATGGCAGAAAAACAGCATGACTCTAATGTGCTCTAATGTGTAATTTCTGTTTCACTGCTGGTGACGGGTTACTGTGACTGCAGAGGGGATTCTCACAGGCATACGACCATAAAGCCTCAAAACCAGGCTGTTTGAATCTGAGTAACCTGCTCGTATGCTGGTGATGATTCAGAGAAACCCCTTCAGTCCAGCATCCAAAGGTTTCAGGAGTGACTGTGCAGAAGTCTCAAAatctccatcatcttcatcactgttAGCAGCGTCCTGGAAAAACTGATTCTTCTTTCCGTTTGTTTTAGATCACTCCTGCGTCATAATCAGTAGGTGGAATTGACTTTTCATTTTGGAGACAAGGCCGAGATCTCTGCACAGAAAATGCAGATGACTCTGAAATGTGTGTACAGACTAAAACATGGTGACTGAGCTGGTGCTGCCAGTAGGTCAAAGTTTACATTTATCCAGTGAAATGAAGAATTCCTGATGACTTCTCTAGCTCCATTgtgaggttcacatttgtggaTTTGAGTATTGACAACTCTTGGAataaaatccatccatctattgTCTTCCTCTTATCCGAGGTCAGGTACAAtagcagcaggtttagcaaTGGAAGCGTCCCTCTCCCTCACCAATCCCATCCAGCTCCTCTTGCGAGATCCTCCAGGTCAGACGGTGTAGTCACCCCTGCAAGGTCTGGTGGTCTACTGCCAGTTAGATGTGCCCGGAACAAGAGGATCTTTTGGTGTGTGTAGGGATAAAATGCACTTAGTCATGTATATTTGGTTAAATTTCTAtgatattctgtaaataaaacctcCTTAATCttacgcactggacctttaagcatcatcaggtcaaagcTCACTGTCATTGTGGAGCACACAAAGCACAAACACCTCGCCTTGTAACGCGGCTGCAgactgtttttatgatttttaatcaCATTGATGTTAAATAATGATTGGTGGAATATTTAGATCCTCTTTATAGGTAAAAATACTTATatgtattatttacagaaagTACTTAAAGTGTCTCCTTTCATACTTTAACATATCAGTtctatgattattattattgtttcaaCTACTTTATAACTACTTTATAAACtatgtgtcatgttttataAGACAGTCACATGGTTTGCATGTTAAATATGAATCTGttgctgttaaataaatgtagtttagtACCAAAACCTTGAGCAGAGTCCTTAAGTAAATGTTTACCACTGGATTTCTGTCATATTTctggtttatgtttgtgtttgtgtgtgctcatcTTCTGTTCCTGCATTTGACAAAAAAGAACACCCAACAGCCGTtgttatattaatatatgtttAATTCTTCtccatttttattatcattatgttttattttcatatttgcaaATCTTACAGGTCCTTTGTGCACGGACCTATCATCATCACGGCACACACATTGGCACAACAAGATCGTTTCAGAAATAGATAAATTCTAATCACACTTTAATAGCACACAATTTCATGACTTCTGCAAGGACTTGGGAAAGACATactataacaataacaaatttgatcttttttttttttttttgacgttGTCGTTTTTACCTCTATTGAAATCAGAATTTCGTCGTATGAtgtgccaaaataaaacataatagtAACATGGACATTCTCAATTctcaaaattaaaacaaagcataaataaaaaaaaaggaaattaaaaacatgagATATAACCATAAGATGTGCAGCAGTTGAATGGAGCTGTGATGAATGTGATGAGTTTTGCCATAAAGGTGCCGTTAAAGCACAACACTTCCCctaacatgaaataaaataatctctGTCTTTAAATAAGAAACTGCtgacaatataaaaatacatggCATTGTACTGTAGTTCATTAAATAAACCAACAattcatatataaaatattatattgacGTGTATAAAAATATGCCTTACAACTTTTTGAAAAGGGTAACAGCCGTAAGCTTTTTGTCTGCCACTTCAGAACACACAGTCGACCACAAAATTCCAACATATGTACAAACAATCAACTAATAAGCAGtcagaacaaataaaatgaacagaaagcGTCCAGGATCATATTCGTATGACTATTTTTTCTGACTCGACACACATATATAAGATACTGTAAGATTCAAGCAGTACTTGATGGAAATACAGactcaaaaataaattaatagaaaaagaaatattctgTCAATTAGGTATGTTGATATCAGTGTATctttggagagagggagagaggacgGTGAGGGAGACACATGTGTTCAAACGTTTTGTGTCACATCACCTGCGTAACAGTATTTCAGCCCACTGAGAtcagaacaaacacaggcagTGTCAGCTATCCTAAAGTAAAAGAGggaaatcaaaaagaaaaaatctacCAGAAAGCCGGGACAAGAGCCAGGGAATATAGAGATCATTCGGAGTAATACCGCTTTGGATCACTGAGGCAGTTCACGGAGCGTTAATGTGAGCATGCAGCATGTCACCAGACGACGCAGAGGACGTTGCTGCAACTGTTGAACATTCAGGCAGATGTAATTGTCGCTGCTGTTGCTGgactgtgagagtgtgtgtgtcttgcttCTTAGAGAGGACATGAACATTAACCGGTGTGTGTTTTCCATAGGAAGTGGTTTATCCCTGCTACCTCCTGTCCAGGCAGTGTCTAGCACATGCTAAAGCCACCCCCTCTCCCTGTgttcctgctcctccaccaccaccaccatcaccaccacctcctcctcctcctcctccacctcctccttctcctcctcttcctccaggcTCAGAGCAATAGGACAGACTCATCCCTCACTCCCCATCGCATGGTAAAGTACCATCCTCGCTGGCATGTGAGGGCACGGGCGTGCCGAGCTCGTCCACGCACCAGCAGTGGCCACGCTGCATGCCCTTGGAGGAGCGGCACTGTGgtgtgagataaaaaaaaaaaaaaagaagacaggagaggagaggcggaGATTGGATTGGGAAAGGtggcgagagagaaagagagagagagaaaatgatatGTCATCATAGCGCAGTACTGattctctgagctcacagctgagagagagagagagagagaagtgtcaGTTATTCTCAGCCCCCGTGGTCACAGACAAATCTCTGGATGCACCGAAACGGAAAGCTGCAGTGGAGAGTGCAGCTCTACAACACTACGTACAGTGACACCAAGTCGGTGCAGCAAAGACACATCCTCTCACCAGCCAATAAAGTTCCAGTCATACCAGTTTCACCATGTGTCAGGTGACTGTACCTGCTTTTTCCTGTAGAAGCCGCGGGTGTCACAGTTGGGTATATAGATGTCACGGTCGGACTGGAAGATTATCAGCTCCACACCCCTCAGGACACTATTGAGGAGCTTGCGGCAGGGCgcctgaagggaaaaaaaaaaaaaaacagcaacgcAGAGAGTGTGACTTTAAAACATCACCCACAGGAGAAGCTGTCTTCATCTGAAGAGTGGCAGTGGCTGCTATCTCCCCCCCTCAGGTGACGGTGTTGGCAGAAATCCTCTTTGATCACAACACATGTGAATGTGAATCACAAAGGATTAGCTACAGTGATGCAGCACTACAGCcagaagctctctctctctccctctctctctccctctctctctctctctctctctctatatatatatatatctcagaTGTCATATATTGTTTAACATTATATAACCATATTGTTACACAATGCTTTGGCTTTTCAggtcactgaatggtttgaAGTGACAGTGCGTTTTTTGGTTTTCAAACTGAAATCAAACtgtgtcatcttcatcatttcaCCACAGTTGTTTCTCCGTGTTGGTTCGAAATACCGGCTCGCAAAAAGTGGGAGAAAAATCTGTGGCGGCAGGCAGCGGCCCCCGACTTGAAACTTTCCTGATTCACATCATGCTCAATTAGTTCTGCCGCATAGCAGCACACACATCATGCACCATAATGCATGGCTTCAGGGCTTCATGCCACACTGCAACACCCCAAACAGCAAGAGGATCCATGGGAATAACTGGATATATACAACCCTCTCTCCATCGTGTATGGTGATGTGTATTAATGCCGTCGTGTTACATAAAATGCTTCACGCTTCTCAGACTTTTCATCGTTTTGAGGTGATGATACGTTcgttaaaagaaaataagagcaTGAACTTACTCTTTCAATGTCACCGCTGTGTGAGGGATGAGGACCTGAGAGGAAACGACACACACCGGCATGAGAATGTGACATTAAACACACCAGAAAAACCACATCCACATCCAGTGTCACATTTATACAATATCTGCTGCATGTATGTATCATATTTACACTTCTATCTTtgcatcttttttgtttttttgcacaaagCATTACTGAGCAGTCACTCAGATGAGATCTACCCGGGGTGGTCATTCAACGAGAGACCTCATTTCCATCAGTACATTTCCTTTTCCACGTAGAGTTAACCGCAGTATCTCGGTTTGAACAGTAGATGGAGATCACTGCAATAAAAAGCAGCCTGATCGTGGATGTAGGTGACACTGTGACAGTTTCACATTCATTCTCAATTCTCCACAGAGAGGCTGACTTGTAGGACAGATCATTGTCATGCACCCTGGATTAAATATGTTACACTGCACATACATGCAgggagatgaaataaaaaaaaagctctcttgtgttttgtgatttcCATCATCTCTCATTAACATTTCAGCCCCTTTACATTAAGACTCTAAtgacaaatgacatttttttatcacTGTGACTCCAGAGGCACTGCTGAGCGCTGCCGGATGCTGGAGGTTTGCAAATTCATCTATGGTGCACACAAAAATGCATCCAGGCTTAAATGTCACACACTAATtggcctttcttttttttttgttggtgagTGACACAGCATCACATGCAATATTCACAGAAgacacactgtaaatacacacacacacacgcacacacacacacatatgtctAGCCTACCTACCTGCAGTGTCCATGCATCTGTAGGCGCATGCATGTACGTGTGCATACGTGATTTCATGCacgtgtgttctgtgtgtgtgtatatacagttaTCTTACCTGTGGGGTGGGGCCTCTCTGTGGGACTAGTCCTGCTGGGCTTGGCGCAAATGCCCCTTCCCTGCAACAGAGCCTGGAGGGGGCTGGGCTCCCTTGGTGGGGGAACACAGCGGAGCCCCTTGGCACAGCTCAGGGTGTACACGCCACAGGGCTCTCCCTGGGCCAACACTGACGTGCTGCCGGCAACATTGTGGTCCCTGGGGGGCCGACCTGCCCCCAGTGGATCCCTGCAGGAGGGACAGACCTTGAAGGGGCCCAAGCGGTTTGCCCCGGTCCATGATCCGCAGTGAGCaatcagcaacaaaacaacGGTTGTTAAGTTAGAAAGGATAGGCATTTTGTGTCCAGGTCTCAGGTTCTccactctgtcactctctgtcAGTTAAATGTGGCTGATGCTATTTCTGGAtgtatatttctctctctctctctcttcctttctctcccctttttcctcagtcttcttttttccccccgtttCTATATAGTAGCTTTTTCCTTGGTGCTTTGCCGGTTGAGTCCCCTGCAGTGCCAGAGGAGACAAATGGAGATCGAGAGAGACACAGCAAAGCACCAGCTTTTAAAGATCTGAAAGGCGGTGatagagagtgagtgagtgagagagagagagagagagagagagagagagagagagagcacagttATGACACCTTCAGGGGCTgggactcagagagagagagagggagggaggtggcagggagggagagagagagagagagagagagagagagcaagtggGGGGTGGATTATGTTCCTTTCAGAAATTATCAAAATCTCTCCACCCTTTCCTGTTATATACTAACACATACATCTTGCCCTTCTTCTTACACTCATGCCCAACGTTACAAACGCATACACAAGTAGTagtcatcttttttcctttttttttttttgcactttcaGAGACCTTTCTGGAATAATATTCGCCATGgtaacaaatacaaatgtatatGTGCCTCCATCAGCCTCGCCACTGCAATGCCATTCGCTCAATAAATGCacagctctctgtgtgtgtgtgtgtgtgtgtgtgtgtgtgtggttatgacAGAGTATTTCCTgtacaaacatgtaaaaagcTCCCGCCGAGTTCAACACCTGacgcagtctctctctctctttcttttttttttcctttcttttttgtcaaagTTTAGAGCTAACGAGTTCAAAATGAGTCCTCCAAAGTACTCGGGGAATGTTAATCACCAAGCAGAAGTGCAATATACTGATGTAAGATTACTTCATACACCAACTGAAACTGTGCCTCAGCATAATCAAGTCGCTGCTGAGTCAGATATGTGATGCATTGCCTCTACAGGAAGCCCTAATCCCAGCCTTTAATGAGACTTCTAGATCACTACATTAACGGACTTCACAGAGCTCATCacatgtgtgtgaagtgttgaGGGCAGCGAAGGCTATTGCCCACCAGTTGTTTGAATTGGAAGAGTAATCATCTGGATaattaggaggaggaggaatcaCTTTTGCAGGAATGCACATCGACCAGCCAGAGCCAAACTGCTAATAATGCAATCCATCGCTCCACTCAGCCAGTCAGGATTTTCCATCTTCAAAAAGATCACTGCTTCAACACTCGATCCCGACGTGATAAAACTGTCACAGCTCGGCACGGTTTTTGGGTGTATTTGTGTCAACTACTGGGGTCTGAATACTTCAGTAGCCTGTGAAGTATTCGACTGCGCAGATACACATCCACATACAAGCGtgcataaaagaaaaagaaattgaaaGTAGAGGTTGGCAGTAGGTAGATCGTTGAGGAATTCCTCTCTTATCTAGAGTCCCACTGTCTCCTGTGTTATCTGACATTGCCTTGCTGCCATTGGCGCTCTGTGGACAGATGCAACATGCGCATgatgccaaaaagaaaaaagagaatttcATAGAGCATAACCAGATTTTGGATACTGATCTAACCTGAAGTCTCGCTGCCTTTGGAATAAGCTGTGCCTGACACCGGGTCATGTGCTGCTGCAGTAGTAGTACAGACATGACAGAGCACACAGATGTTACCCACCGGCCCTGTGCTCGCTGCAGTCCATAGCTACACGAGGCTGGAATCTGCTCTGCCATCAGCAGCCTGTTGTTTTGATTAATCTTGGCGCGGAGGACAGAAATCACCTGCCGTCTTGTGTTCCCATCAGCTTTTCCTGAGCTACGGCGCTAGTTTTGTTTCCACAGATTTCCATCAGGAGAATGTTCCAAGACACACGCCAGACCAACGGGGGCTCTCTTTTCCACACTGCCCTCCCTGGGTTATTCATTTTTCCTCACTTTCTAAAACCTCCCCTCTCCTCAGGTCTATCCCAGCTGGCTCTGCTGCCACCTCTGCTTTTAACATAGCAACCAGCAATCAGCACATAGACCCTGATCTGTGGAGTAGTTTGCCCTCTGACCTCTGATcgatcgatctatctatctatctatctatctatctatctatctatccatccatccttctatctatctatctatctatctatctatctatctatctatctatctatctatctatctatctatccatccatccatccatccatctttctatctttctatctttctatccatccatccatctatctttctatctttctatctatccatccatccatccatccatctttctatctttccatctttctatctatccatccatccatccatccatccatctatctttctatctatccatccatccatccatccatccatccatccatctttctatccatccatccatccatccatccatctt
The sequence above is drawn from the Larimichthys crocea isolate SSNF chromosome XV, L_crocea_2.0, whole genome shotgun sequence genome and encodes:
- the igfbp6b gene encoding insulin-like growth factor-binding protein 6b, translating into MPILSNLTTVVLLLIAHCGSWTGANRLGPFKVCPSCRDPLGAGRPPRDHNVAGSTSVLAQGEPCGVYTLSCAKGLRCVPPPREPSPLQALLQGRGICAKPSRTSPTERPHPTGPHPSHSGDIERAPCRKLLNSVLRGVELIIFQSDRDIYIPNCDTRGFYRKKQCRSSKGMQRGHCWCVDELGTPVPSHASEDGTLPCDGE